One window of the Camelina sativa cultivar DH55 chromosome 1, Cs, whole genome shotgun sequence genome contains the following:
- the LOC104787405 gene encoding linoleate 9S-lipoxygenase 5, chloroplastic isoform X2, with protein MIHTDIAEILCVKPKTKKKTKTMEQDVKKTKTKTMKIEGEVVVMKKNLLDFKDVMASLLDRIHELLGRRVSLHLISSLQPDPANEKRGRLGKAAHLENWVTKIKTSVTAEETTFGVTFDWDESMGPPAAFVIKNHHHSQFYLKSLTLRGFPEGEGGPIHFLCNSWIYPSHRYRSDRVFFSNKAYLPSNMPELLKELREEELMNLRGNQKEGELKEWDRVYDYAYYNDLGAPEKGPNSVRPVLGGSSDLPYPRRGKTGRKPNIADPKSESRLALLNLNIYVPRDERFSHVKFSDVLVYALKAVTQVLVPEIASVCNKTINEFDSYEDVFHLYDDGIKLADGHTISKLRDIIPWEIFRELIRNDGERFLKFPLPDILKESRSAWRTDEEFAREMLAGLNPVVISRLQEFPPKSNLDSAKYGNQDSSIREEHIEANMNGLNVLDALEQNKLYILDHHDALMPYLARINTTNTKTYATRTLLLLQEDGTLKPLAIELSLPHAQGEAHGSVSKVFTPAETGVEGSIWQLAKAYAAVNDSGYHQLISHWLQTHAVIEPFIMASNRQLSVVHPIYKLLHPHFRDTMNINALARHVLINSDGILEITVFPGRYAMELSSSIYKNWVFTDQALPKDLVKRGVAVEDPNSDSGVKLLIEDYPYAVDGLEIWSAIKRWVTEYCSFYYKNDKTVQTDTEIQSWWTELRTIGHGDKQHESWWPSMQTRDDLIESCTIIIWIASALHAAVNFGQYPYAGFLPNRPTVSRRFMPEPGTVEYTELAEDTDVAFLKTITPQLQTLLGISIIETLSLHSTDEVYLGQRESLNWTADDEALEAFKRFGKELELIENNIIKRNNNKRFKNRTGLVNIPYTLLYPNTTDYTREGGLTGKGIPNSVSI; from the exons ATGATCCACACCGACATCGCAGAGATCTTATGCGTCAAAcccaagacgaagaagaagacaaagacgaTGGAGCAAGATGTCAAGAAGACGAAGACTAAGACGATGAAGATAGAAGGAGAAGTG gttgtgatgaagaagaaccttCTTGATTTCAAAGACGTCATGGCTTCTCTTCTTGATCGAATCCATGAACTTCTTGGTCGTCGCGTCTCTCTTCACCTTATCAGCTCTCTCCAACCCGACCCGG CCAATGAGAAGAGAGGTAGACTTGGGAAAGCAGCACATCTGGAGAATTgggtaacaaaaataaaaacgtcAGTAACCGCTGAGGAAACCACGTTTGGAGTCACGTTTGATTGGGATGAGTCAATGGGACCACCGGCTGCGTTTGTGATCAAGAACCACCACCATAGCCAATTCTACCTTAAGTCTCTCACCCTTCGCGGCTTCCCTGAAGGCGAAGGCGGTCCGATACATTTCCTATGCAATTCTTGGATCTACCCGAGTCACCGATACCGTTCCGACCGCGTTTTCTTCTCTAACAAG GCATATCTTCCAAGTAATATGCCGGAGCTACTAAAAGAACTGAGAGAAGAAGAGCTAATGAATCTAAGAGGTAACCAGAAAGAAGGAGAACTCAAAGAATGGGACAGAGTTTACGACTACGCTTATTACAACGACTTAGGTGCTCCGGAGAAAGGTCCTAACTCAGTCCGTCCGGTTCTCGGTGGTTCATCTGATCTTCCTTATCCCCGTCGTGGAAAAACTGGCCGTAAACCAAATATAGCAG ACCCTAAGTCGGAGAGCAGGCTCGCTCTCCTCAACCTTAACATATACGTGCCACGGGATGAGCGGTTTAGCCATGTGAAGTTCTCTGATGTCCTCGTTTACGCACTCAAAGCGGTGACTCAAGTGCTTGTCCCTGAGATCGCCTCTGTTTGCAACAAGACCATCAACGAGTTTGACTCCTATGAAGATGTTTTTCACCTCTATGACGATGGTATTAAGCTTGCCGATGGTCACACAATTTCTAAGCTTCGTGACATTATTCCATGGGAGATATTTAGAGAGCTCATTCGTAATGATGGAGAACGATTCTTGAAGTTTCCATTGCCTGACATCCTTAAAG AGAGTAGGTCTGCTTGGAGAACTGATGAAGAGTTTGCAAGGGAAATGTTGGCTGGTCTCAATCCAGTGGTGATTAGTCGTCTCCAG GAGTTTCCACCAAAGAGCAATCTGGACTCTGCGAAGTATGGAAATCAAGATAGCTCAATACGCGAAGAGCACATAGAAGCAAACATGAACGGCCTCAATGTCCTAGAc GCTTTGGAACAGAATAAGCTATACATATTGGACCACCATGACGCATTAATGCCTTACCTGGCGCGGATAAACACAACAAACACTAAAACCTACGCGACTCGAACCCTTCTGTTGCTTCAAGAAGACGGAACTCTGAAGCCTCTCGCAATAGAGCTTAGTCTTCCACACGCCCAAGGTGAAGCACATGGATCCGTGAGCAAAGTTTTCACACCAGCAGAGACAGGAGTAGAGGGATCGATTTGGCAGCTTGCAAAGGCTTATGCGGCGGTTAATGATTCTGGTTATCACCAGCTTATAAGCCATTG GTTGCAGACGCATGCGGTGATTGAACCGTTTATAATGGCGTCGAATAGGCAACTCAGTGTGGTCCATCCGATCTATAAGCTGCTACATCCTCATTTCCGTGACACGATGAACATCAATGCATTGGCGCGACATGTCCTCATAAACTCAGACGGGATTCTGGAGATAACGGTCTTTCCTGGTCGATACGCCATGGAACTATCTTCTTCAATTTACAAGAATTGGGTTTTCACCGATCAAGCTCTCCCCAAAGATCTTGTCAAAAG AGGAGTTGCCGTGGAAGATCCAAATAGCGATAGTGGTGTTAAGCTTTTGATCGAGGATTACCCTTATGCTGTTGACGGTTTAGAGATTTGGTCAGCGATCAAAAGGTGGGTCACAGAGTACTGCTCATTCTATTACAAGAATGACAAAACCGTCCAAACCGATACAGAGATCCAGTCTTGGTGGACCGAGCTCCGAACCATAGGCCATGGTGACAAACAACACGAATCATGGTGGCCATCGATGCAAACCCGCGACGACCTCATCGAATCCTGCACGATCATCATTTGGATCGCTTCTGCTCTTCATGCAGCTGTCAATTTCGGACAGTATCCTTACGCCGGATTTCTCCCTAACCGGCCTACGGTCAGTCGCCGATTTATGCCAGAGCCAGGAACCGTTGAGTATACTGAGTTGGCAGAAGACACTGACGTAGCGTTCTTGAAGACGATAACGCCGCAGCTACAAACTCTTCTTGGGATCTCAATCATAGAGACCTTGTCTCTGCATTCAACGGACGAGGTCTACTTAGGGCAGAGAGAATCACTGAATTGGACGGCTGATGATGAGGCTTTGGAGGCGTTTAAACGGTTTGGGAAAGAACTGGAGCTGATAGAGAACAACAttataaagagaaacaataacaagagatttaagAACAGGACCGGACTGGTTAACATACCGTACACTCTCTTATACCCGAATACTACGGATTACACAAGAGAAGGTGGGCTTACTGGAAAAGGGATCCCCAACAGTGTCTCAATCTAG
- the LOC104787405 gene encoding linoleate 9S-lipoxygenase 5, chloroplastic isoform X1, whose amino-acid sequence MIHTDIAEILCVKPKTKKKTKTMEQDVKKTKTKTMKIEGEVVVMKKNLLDFKDVMASLLDRVHELLGRRVSLHLISSLQPDPANEKRGRLGKAAHLEKWVTKIKTSVTAEETAFGVTFDWDESMGPPAAFVIKNHHHSQFYLKSLTLRGFPEGEGGPIHFICNSWIYPNHRYRSDRFFFSNKAYLPSKTPELVKELREEELMNLRGNEKGGELKEWDRVYDYACYNDLGAPEKGPHSVRLVLGGSPELPYPRRGKTGRKPNKADPKSESRLAFLNLNIYVPRDERFSHVKFSDFLAYALKAVTQVLVPEISSVCDKTINEFDSFENVFHLYDGSIKLANGHTISKLREIIPWEMFRELVRNDGERFLKFPLPDILKESRSAWRTDEEFAREMLAGLNPVVISRLQEFPPKSNLDSTKYGNQNSSIREEHIESYMNGLSVQEALEHNKLYILDHHDALMPYLTRINSTNTKTYATRTLLLLQEDGTLKPLAIELSLPHAQGESHGSVSKVFTPAETGIEGSVWQLAKAYAAVNDSGYHQLISHWLQTHAVIEPFIIASNRQLSVVHPIYKLLHPHFRDTMNINALARHVLINSDGVLERTVFPGRYAMELSSSIYKNWVFTDQALPKDLLKRGLAVEDPSSDNGVKLLIEDYPYAVDGLEIWSAIKTWVTEYCSFYYKNDKTVQTDIEIQSWWTELRTKGHGDKQHESWWPSMQTRDDLIESCTIIIWIASALHAAVNFGQYPYAGFLPNRPTVSRRFMPEPGTVEYTELAEDTDVAFLKTITPQLQTLLGISIIETLSMHSTDEIYLGQRESPNWTADDEALEAFKRFGKELELIENNIIKRNNDKRFKNRTGPVNIPYTLLYPNTTDYTREGGLTGKGIPNSVSI is encoded by the exons ATGATCCACACCGACATCGCAGAGATCTTATGCGTCAAAcccaagacgaagaagaagacaaagacgaTGGAGCAAGATGTCAAGAAGACGAAGACTAAGACGATGAAGATAGAAGGAGAAGTGgttgtgatgaagaagaaccttCTTGATTTCAAAGACGTCATGGCTTCTCTTCTTGATCGAGTCCATGAGCTTCTTGGTCGTCGCGTCTCTCTCCACCTCATCAGCTCTCTCCAACCCGACCCGG CCAATGAGAAGAGAGGAAGACTTGGAAAAGCAGCACATCTGGAGAAATgggtaacaaaaataaaaacgtcAGTAACCGCTGAGGAAACCGCGTTTGGAGTGACGTTTGATTGGGACGAGTCAATGGGACCACCAGCTGCGTTTGTGATCAAGAACCACCACCATAGCCAATTCTACCTTAAGTCCCTCACCCTCCGCGGCTTCCCTGAAGGCGAAGGCGGTCCGATACATTTCATATGCAATTCTTGGATCTACCCGAATCATCGATACCGTTCTGACCGCTTTTTCTTCTCTAACAAG gcATATCTTCCAAGTAAAACACCAGAGCTAGTGAAAGAGTTAAGAGAAGAAGAGCTAATGAATTTAAGAGGTAATGAAAAAGGAGGAGAACTCAAAGAATGGGACAGAGTTTACGACTACGCTTGTTACAACGACTTAGGTGCTCCGGAGAAAGGTCCTCACTCAGTCCGTCTAGTTCTCGGTGGTTCACCTGAGCTGCCTTATCCTCGCCGTGGAAAAACCGGCCGCAAACCCAATAAAGCCG ACCCTAAGTCCGAGAGCAGGCTAGCATTTCTAAACCTCAACATATACGTGCCACGAGACGAGCGGTTTAGCCATGTGAAGTTTTCTGACTTCCTCGCTTACGCACTCAAAGCGGTGACTCAAGTGCTCGTCCCAGAGATCTCCTCAGTTTGCGACAAGACCATCAACGAGTTTGACTCCTTTGAAAATGTTTTTCACCTCTATGACGGTAGTATTAAGCTCGCCAATGGTCACACCATTTCTAAGCTCCGTGAAATTATTCCATGGGAGATGTTTAGAGAGCTCGTCCGTAATGATGGAGAACGGTTCTTGAAGTTTCCCTTGCCTGACATCCTCAAAG AGAGTAGATCAGCTTGGAGAACCGACGAAGAGTTTGCCAGGGAAATGCTGGCTGGTCTCAATCCAGTGGTGATTAGTCGTCTGCAG GAGTTTCCACCAAAGAGCAATTTGGACTCTACAAAGTATGGAAATCAAAATAGTTCCATACGAGAAGAGCACATAGAATCATATATGAACGGCCTCAGTGTCCAAGAA gctttggAACATAATAAGCTATACATATTGGATCACCATGACGCATTAATGCCTTACCTGACGCGGATAAACTCAACAAACACTAAAACCTACGCGACTCGAACCCTTCTGTTGCTTCAGGAAGATGGAACTCTGAAGCCTCTCGCAATAGAGTTGAGTCTTCCACACGCACAAGGCGAATCACATGGATCCGTGAGCAAAGTTTTTACACCAGCAGAGACAGGAATAGAGGGATCGGTTTGGCAGCTTGCTAAGGCTTATGCGGCGGTTAATGATTCCGGTTATCACCAGCTCATAAGCCATTG GTTGCAGACGCATGCAGTGATTGAACCGTTTATAATAGCGTCGAATAGGCAACTTAGTGTGGTCCATCCGATCTATAAGCTGCTACATCCTCATTTTCGTGACACAATGAACATCAATGCATTGGCGCGACATGTCCTTATAAATTCAGACGGAGTTCTGGAGAGAACGGTCTTCCCGGGCCGATACGCCATGGAACTATCTTCTTCAATTTACAAGAATTGGGTTTTCACCGATCAAGCTCTCCCTAAAGATCTCCTCAAAAG AGGGCTTGCCGTGGAAGATCCAAGCAGCGACAATGGTGTTAAGCTTTTGATCGAGGATTACCCTTATGCGGTCGACGGTTTAGAGATTTGGTCAGCGATCAAAACGTGGGTCACTGAGTACTGCTCATTCTATTACAAGAATGACAAAACCGTCCAAACCGATATAGAGATCCAGTCATGGTGGACCGAGCTCCGAACCAAAGGCCACGGGGACAAACAACACGAATCATGGTGGCCATCGATGCAAACCCGCGATGACCTCATCGAGTCCTGCACGATCATCATTTGGATCGCCTCTGCTCTTCACGCAGCAGTCAATTTTGGACAGTATCCTTACGCCGGGTTTCTCCCAAACCGACCTACAGTCAGCCGCCGATTTATGCCAGAGCCAGGCACCGTTGAGTACACTGAGCTGGCAGAAGACACTGACGTAGCGTTCTTGAAGACGATCACGCCGCAGTTACAGACTCTTCTTGGGATCTCCATCATAGAGACCTTGTCAATGCACTCAACGGACGAGATTTACTTAGGGCAAAGAGAGTCACCGAACTGGACAGCTGATGATGAGGCTTTGGAGGCGTTTAAACGGTTTGGGAAAGAACTGGAGCTGATAGAGaacaatattataaaaagaaacaatgacAAGAGATTCAAGAATAGGACCGGACCGGTTAACATACCATACACTCTGTTATACCCAAATACTACGGATTACACGAGAGAAGGAGGGCTTACTGGGAAAGGGATCCCTAACAGTGTCTCAATCTAG
- the LOC104787421 gene encoding uncharacterized protein LOC104787421 — translation MGKKDEKVEAVLHLVKKQSPPLTFKQEKFCNRECVERFLKVKGDNVKKAAKQLISCLSWRQNFDLERLGAEEFSTELGDGVAYIAGHDGDSRPVIVFRFKHDYQKLRTPKQFTRLVAFTMDTAISSMTRNAEQSVVLLFDASFFRSSSAFANLLLATLKIMADYYPCRLYKAFIIDPPSFFSYIWKGVRPFVELSTVTMIVSSLDYDEPLDISHVSSHPRSVSLRFDVSSIKSTATVVGSASSRFAFTVSHNSLKPWYLSFTDTSPYNAAAQVSPLSSARSLSFASPAARGGGFKDVKPAACRKSLFPSTPLPEKTKTDSYRKTPRPSFFQSPAMFFCRENNVFGGEKTREAFVPYLKFYRRPYDETAYRSKLRGPRGFVSVVSSHRRCRHVSLSQRF, via the exons ATGGGGAAGAAAGACGAGAAAGTCGAAGCTGTTCTTCAtttggtcaagaaacaatctcCTCCACTCACTTTCAAACAA gagAAGTTCTGTAACAGAGAGTGTGTTGAGAGATTCTTGAAGGTTAAAGGAGATAATGTGAAAAAAGCAGCGAAACAACTAATCTCATGTCTTTCTTGGAGACAAAACTTCGATCTCG aGCGACTGGGAGCAGAGGAGTTCTCGACGGAGCTTGGAGACGGTGTAGCTTACATCGCCGGTCACGACGGAGACTCTAGACCcgttatt GTTTTCCGGTTTAAGCATGATTATCAGAAGCTGCGTACCCCAAAACA GTTTACGCGTTTGGTAGCGTTCACGATGGATACTGCGATCTCAAGCATGACCAGAAACGCGGAACAGAGCGTTGTTCTTCTCTTCGATGCAA gctttTTCAGATCATCCTCTGCATTTGCAAATTTGCTTTTGGCGACTCTTAAAATCATGGCAGATTATTACCCATGCCGACTTTACAAAGCCTTTATCATCGATCCTCCCTCTTTTTTCTCTTACATTTGGAAG GGTGTTCGTCCTTTTGTGGAACTCTCAACGGTCACGATGATAGTGTCGTCGCTAGACTACGACGAACCGCTAGATATCAGCCACGTTTCATCACATCCTAGATCAGTGTCCTTAAGGTTCGATGTATCGTCGATCAAATCAACGGCCACGGTTGTTGGTTCAGCTTCTTCAAGATTCGCGTTCACCGTATCTCACAACTCCTTGAAGCCGTGGTACCTTTCCTTCACCGACACGTCACCTTACAACGCCGCCGCTCAAGTTTCTCCTCTCAGCAGCGCACGATCGTTATCTTTCGCGTCTCCGGCGGCACGTGGTGGTGGTTTCAAAGACGTGAAACCAGCCGCGTGCAGGAAGAGTCTGTTTCCATCAACCCCATtgccggagaagacgaagacggaTTCGTACCGGAAAACTCCACGTCCGTCATTTTTTCAGTCTCCGGCGATGTTCTTTTGCCGGGAGAACAATGTCTTCGGAGGGGAGAAGACACGTGAAGCGTTCGTACCGTATCTGAAGTTTTACCGGAGACCGTACGACGAGACGGCGTATAGGTCTAAGCTGAGAGGTCCACGTGGGTTTGTGTCAGTCGTGTCTTCGCACAGAAGATGTCGCCACGTGTCTCTATCTCAACGGTTTTAA
- the LOC109125652 gene encoding uncharacterized protein LOC109125652 produces MYEQVAAVTTTLRPLAKPFIVCEVRSRDTCSFWNDNWTSLGPLIEVTGENGPRTVGLPVNAVVADALRDGDWWISASRSRNPIIQLIKQCLPNPHDILRGGEEDTYLWKIGDSVPSSKFSAAATWRFLNPPGPSIDWHGAVWFKGKIPRHAFIAWIAARHRLHTRDRLISWGLHVPSNCLLCNRFDESLQHIFFDCDFSQEVWSYFTSRANVTSPMVFQDVLRWMNSPARDKNVAFILKLAFQATIYIIWKERNGRIHTDSARSPSALIQDAKTVIRCHLDPLSRAQDYSNPSTVSFLATWFYLFQWAFFCFFSSFLSFFRSSFPFFSFTGKVCLPCKACKAFVISGI; encoded by the exons ATGTACGAGCAAGTCGCCGCCGTGACGACAACg ttGAGACCGCTTGCAAAACCGTTTATAGTGTGTGAAGTTCGCTCAAGAGATACTTGCAGTTTTTGGAATGATAATTGGACATCTCTGGGACCGTTAATTGAAGTCACTGGTGAGAATGGTCCTCGGACTGTGGGTTTACCTGTGAATGCAGTGGTTGCTGATGCACTAAGAGATGGTGACTGGTGGATTTCTGCTTCTCGGAGTAGGAACCCCATTATTCAATTGATCAAACAATGTCTGCCCAATCCTCATGATATTCTCAGGGGTGGAGAAGAGGATACGTATCTGTGGAAGATAGGTGACTCTGTTCCCTCAAGTAAGTTCTCTGCTGCGGCTACCTGGCGTTTTTTGAATCCTCCTGGTCCATCTATAGACTGGCATGGTGCGGTTTGGTTCAAAGGAAAGATTCCTCGGCATGCGTTTATTGCTTGGATTGCTGCTCGCCATAGATTGCATACGAGGGATAGGCTCATCAGTTGGGGTCTTCATGTCCCCTCTAATTGCCTCCTCTGCAACAGATTTGATGAATCTTTGCaacatattttctttgattgtgATTTCTCTCAGGAGGTTTGGTCTTATTTCACGTCAAGAGCGAATGTGACCTCCCCGATGGTGTTTCAAGATGTGCTCAGATGGATGAATTCTCCTGCTCGGGATAAGAATGTTGCCTTTATTCTGAAGCTAGCTTTCCAGGCCAccatttatattatttggaaGGAAAGGAATGGGAGGATTCACACAGATTCTGCTCGGTCACCTTCAGCTCTAATCCAGGATGCAAAGACTGTTATTAGATGCCACCTTGACCCCCTATCTCGTGCTCAAGATTACAGTAATCCCTCTACCGTCTCCTTTCTTGCTACTTGGTTCTATCTGTTTCAGTGGgccttcttctgtttcttctcctcttttctttctttctttcgttcttctttcccctttttctctttcacaGGTAAGGTTTGTTTACCTTGTAAGGCCTGTAAAGCCTTTGTAATTTCCGGTATCTAA